The proteins below come from a single Caulobacter segnis ATCC 21756 genomic window:
- the glnA gene encoding type I glutamate--ammonia ligase has product MTTAKDILNLIKEKDVKYVDVRFTDVRGKMQHVTFDIDLVDDDFLNDGTMFDGSSIAGWKAINESDMKLRPDLSSAIIDPFYQQTTLALFCDVVNPDSGTPYNRDPRSIAKAALNYLKSAGVGDTVYFGPEAEFFIFDDVRWSTSPNNTGYSYDSTELPVNSGKEYPEGNMGHRPGPKGGYFPVNPVDSCQDLRGEMLAVMGELGMKPEKHHHEVAPAQHELGLKFDTMVTMADRMQLYKYVIHNVAAAYGKTATFMAKPMFADNGSGMHVHQSIWQDGKPLFAGDKYAGLSQECLWYIGGIIKHAKAINAFSNSTTNSYKRLVPGYEAPVKLAYSSRNRSASIRIPHVDSPKAKRLEARFPDPMGNPYLTFVALLMAGLDGIINKIDPGAPADKNLYDLPPREQKKIPEVCGSLREALENLDKDRAFLKAGGVMDDDFIDSYIELKMEEVMRLQLHPHPVEFDMYYKC; this is encoded by the coding sequence ATGACCACCGCCAAGGATATCCTGAACCTGATCAAGGAAAAGGACGTCAAGTACGTCGACGTCCGCTTCACCGACGTGCGCGGCAAGATGCAACACGTCACGTTCGACATCGACCTGGTCGACGATGACTTCCTGAACGACGGCACCATGTTCGACGGTTCGTCGATCGCCGGCTGGAAGGCCATCAACGAGTCGGACATGAAGCTGCGCCCCGACCTGTCGAGCGCGATCATCGATCCGTTCTATCAGCAGACCACGCTGGCGCTGTTTTGTGACGTCGTGAACCCCGACAGCGGCACCCCCTACAATCGCGACCCGCGCTCGATCGCCAAGGCCGCCCTGAACTACCTGAAGTCGGCCGGCGTGGGCGACACCGTCTACTTCGGCCCGGAAGCCGAGTTCTTCATCTTCGACGACGTGCGCTGGTCGACCTCGCCGAACAACACCGGCTACTCCTACGACTCCACCGAACTGCCGGTGAACTCGGGCAAGGAATATCCGGAAGGCAACATGGGCCACCGCCCGGGCCCGAAGGGCGGCTACTTCCCGGTGAACCCGGTCGACAGCTGCCAGGACCTGCGCGGCGAAATGCTGGCCGTCATGGGCGAGCTGGGCATGAAGCCGGAAAAGCACCACCACGAGGTGGCTCCGGCCCAGCATGAACTCGGCCTGAAGTTCGACACCATGGTCACCATGGCCGACCGGATGCAGCTCTATAAGTACGTCATCCACAACGTCGCGGCCGCCTACGGCAAGACGGCCACCTTCATGGCCAAGCCGATGTTCGCCGACAATGGCTCGGGCATGCACGTGCACCAGTCGATCTGGCAGGACGGCAAGCCGCTGTTCGCCGGCGACAAGTACGCCGGCCTGTCGCAGGAATGCCTGTGGTACATCGGCGGCATCATCAAGCACGCCAAGGCCATCAACGCGTTCTCGAACTCGACGACGAACTCGTACAAGCGCCTCGTGCCCGGCTACGAAGCCCCGGTGAAGCTGGCCTACAGCTCGCGCAACCGCTCGGCGTCGATCCGCATCCCGCACGTCGACAGCCCGAAGGCCAAGCGCCTGGAAGCCCGCTTCCCCGATCCGATGGGCAACCCGTACCTGACCTTCGTCGCCCTGCTGATGGCTGGCCTGGACGGCATCATCAACAAGATCGATCCGGGCGCTCCGGCCGACAAGAACCTCTACGACCTGCCCCCCCGCGAGCAGAAGAAGATCCCGGAAGTCTGCGGCTCGCTGCGCGAAGCCCTGGAGAACCTGGACAAGGACCGCGCCTTCCTGAAGGCCGGCGGCGTCATGGACGACGATTTCATCGACAGCTACATCGAGCTGAAGATGGAAGAAGTGATGCGTCTGCAACTGCACCCGCACCCCGTCGAGTTCGACATGTACTACAAGTGCTAA
- a CDS encoding TonB-dependent receptor, which translates to MPKLNSSLRRALTVSCGLTALASAMAAAPAAFAQDTKVGEVIITAQKRSENLQDVPVSVAAIGGEKLQSTFAAGEDILALSAKAPGLYAESSNGRAAPRFYIRGLGNADFDLAASQPVSIIQDEVVLENVVLKSSPLYDLDHVEVLRGPQGTLFGRNTTAGIVKFDTIKPTEEMKGRATATYGSFNTFTFDGGVGGALVEGKVAARASVLFQHRDDWIDNTYTKKNNALGGFNEKAGRLQVLVTPTEKLSALFNVHARDLDGTAAVFRANVLTKGSNKLNSNYERDKVAFDNTANNPQKYKGYGASANIQYDFDGAKLTSITAYENTHGSSLGDIDGGNPTGPGFIPFQSNTRDGIKNLFQWTQEIRLASDTDGPMTWQVGGFYFDTKYDIRTDPFFIPATTLRQKNKAWAVFGQASYALNDQLTLTGGLRYTDDDKDMNVVSGNAAPSVSVSDSKVTWDLSAFYKIDENVSVYAKAASGFRGPSIQGRDIAFGSPASAAKSETIMSYELGLKSELFERRVRLNGAVFTYTIDDPQFSAVGGGSNSNRLINAKKGEAYGLELDSEFVVTPNFVVTAGYSYAHTKIKDSSLAVAPCAACTVTDSLNAAGQALVNGNPFPNAPKYTFDFTARYSYPIASGELFAYTDWKVQGYTNIFLYQSKEFYTKGDFEGGLKLGYANKQDGWEVAAFARNITNESNIKGAIDFNNLTAFVNEPRVVGVSIDAHF; encoded by the coding sequence ATGCCCAAGCTCAACAGCTCCCTTCGTCGCGCCCTGACTGTGTCGTGCGGCCTGACGGCCCTGGCCTCGGCGATGGCCGCCGCGCCGGCAGCCTTCGCCCAGGACACCAAGGTCGGCGAAGTGATCATCACCGCTCAGAAACGCAGCGAAAACCTGCAGGACGTTCCGGTGTCTGTGGCCGCGATCGGCGGCGAGAAGCTGCAATCGACCTTCGCCGCCGGCGAGGACATTCTGGCCCTGTCGGCCAAGGCTCCCGGCCTCTACGCCGAATCGTCGAACGGCCGCGCCGCGCCGCGCTTCTATATCCGCGGCCTGGGCAACGCCGATTTCGATCTGGCCGCCTCGCAACCCGTCTCGATCATCCAGGACGAAGTCGTCCTCGAGAACGTCGTTCTGAAGAGCTCGCCGCTCTATGACCTCGACCACGTCGAAGTCCTGCGCGGTCCGCAAGGCACCCTGTTCGGCCGCAACACGACCGCCGGCATCGTCAAGTTCGACACCATCAAGCCGACCGAGGAGATGAAGGGCCGCGCGACGGCCACCTACGGCAGCTTCAACACCTTCACCTTCGACGGCGGCGTCGGCGGCGCCCTTGTCGAGGGCAAGGTCGCGGCCCGCGCCTCGGTCCTGTTCCAGCACCGCGACGACTGGATCGACAACACCTACACCAAGAAGAACAACGCCCTGGGCGGCTTCAATGAAAAGGCCGGCCGCCTGCAGGTGCTGGTCACGCCGACCGAAAAGCTGTCGGCCCTGTTCAATGTCCACGCCCGCGACCTGGACGGCACCGCCGCGGTGTTCCGCGCCAACGTGCTGACCAAGGGCTCGAACAAGCTGAACAGCAACTACGAGCGCGACAAGGTCGCCTTCGACAACACCGCCAACAACCCGCAGAAGTACAAGGGCTACGGCGCTTCGGCCAACATCCAGTACGACTTCGACGGCGCCAAGCTGACCTCGATCACGGCTTACGAGAACACCCACGGTTCCAGCCTGGGCGACATCGACGGCGGCAACCCCACCGGGCCTGGCTTCATCCCGTTCCAGTCGAACACCCGTGACGGCATCAAGAACCTGTTCCAATGGACGCAGGAAATCCGCCTGGCCAGCGACACCGACGGGCCGATGACCTGGCAGGTCGGTGGCTTCTACTTCGACACCAAGTACGACATTCGCACCGACCCGTTCTTCATCCCCGCCACCACCCTGCGCCAGAAGAACAAGGCTTGGGCCGTGTTCGGTCAGGCTTCGTACGCGCTGAACGACCAGCTGACCCTGACGGGCGGCCTGCGCTATACCGATGACGACAAGGACATGAACGTCGTGTCGGGCAACGCCGCGCCGTCGGTGTCGGTCTCTGACTCCAAGGTGACGTGGGACCTGTCGGCCTTCTACAAGATCGATGAAAACGTCAGCGTCTACGCCAAGGCGGCCTCAGGCTTCCGAGGCCCGTCGATCCAGGGTCGCGACATCGCCTTCGGCTCGCCGGCTTCGGCCGCCAAGTCCGAAACGATCATGTCCTACGAGTTGGGTCTGAAAAGCGAGCTGTTCGAGCGTCGCGTCCGCCTCAACGGCGCAGTGTTCACCTACACGATCGATGACCCGCAGTTCAGCGCCGTCGGCGGCGGTTCGAACTCCAACCGCCTGATCAACGCCAAGAAGGGCGAAGCCTACGGCCTGGAACTGGACAGCGAGTTCGTGGTCACCCCGAACTTCGTCGTCACGGCCGGCTACAGCTACGCCCACACCAAGATCAAGGACAGCTCGCTGGCCGTCGCGCCTTGCGCCGCCTGCACCGTCACGGACTCGCTGAACGCCGCTGGCCAGGCCCTGGTGAACGGCAACCCGTTCCCGAACGCGCCGAAGTACACGTTCGACTTCACCGCGCGCTACAGCTACCCGATCGCTTCAGGTGAACTGTTCGCCTACACGGACTGGAAGGTGCAGGGCTACACCAACATCTTCCTGTACCAATCGAAGGAGTTCTACACGAAGGGCGACTTCGAGGGCGGCCTGAAGCTGGGCTACGCCAACAAGCAGGACGGCTGGGAAGTGGCGGCCTTCGCCCGCAACATCACCAACGAAAGCAACATCAAGGGCGCGATCGACTTCAACAACCTGACCGCGTTCGTCAACGAACCGCGCGTGGTCGGCGTCTCGATCGACGCTCACTTCTAA
- a CDS encoding putative quinol monooxygenase produces the protein MGITMARRGALAGGLAAAALSGAAKSQERKPMYGLIGQMLATPGKRDELLAILAEGTGGMPGCLSYVIAKDPANADALWITEVWTTKEAHAASLKLPAVQAAITKARPIIAGFPQHFETEPVTGQGLGA, from the coding sequence ATGGGGATCACAATGGCCAGACGCGGGGCGCTAGCGGGCGGCTTGGCCGCCGCGGCCCTTTCCGGCGCGGCCAAATCGCAGGAAAGGAAGCCCATGTACGGATTGATCGGCCAGATGCTGGCCACGCCAGGCAAACGGGACGAGCTGCTCGCGATCCTCGCCGAGGGGACGGGCGGAATGCCGGGGTGTCTGAGCTATGTGATCGCGAAGGATCCAGCCAATGCCGACGCCCTCTGGATCACCGAGGTCTGGACGACGAAGGAGGCTCACGCCGCATCCCTGAAGCTGCCGGCGGTGCAAGCGGCGATCACCAAGGCCCGGCCGATCATCGCGGGCTTTCCTCAGCACTTCGAAACCGAGCCGGTGACCGGGCAGGGGCTCGGGGCCTGA
- a CDS encoding amidohydrolase, translating to MIRWRYAATAASLLALGLSACATTGTGSPAKSSQAGAKPAEKAEIKPLPKGLDGQASTGFPSTYKPFPSRPTAFVGATVLTATGQQIENGVVVASGGKIVAVGGPDTPIPADVVKVDVTGKWITPGVIDAHSHLGVYPSPGVSARSDGNEATDPNTAQVWAEHSVWPQDPGFNRARAGGVTTLQILPGSANLFGGRSVTLKNVPSLTMQAMKFPDAPYGLKMACGENPKRVYGGKGRSPSTAMGNVFGYRKAWIDAADYARKWDDFRAKQQKGEKADAPKRDLQMETLAGVLKGEILVQNHCYRADEEAVMIDIAKEFGYKITMFHHAIESYKIAPLLAKEGICSATWASWTGFKMESLDGIDANAAILAKNGACVVIHSDDPIMTQRLNQEAAIAMAAGAKLGVDIPRAEAIKWITANPAKAMGIGDKTGSLEPGKAADIVVWSRDPFSVYAQAEKVFIDGALIYDRKDARFQPKSDFELGQPGQGAFN from the coding sequence ATGATCAGATGGCGTTACGCGGCGACCGCCGCGAGCCTGCTCGCGCTGGGGCTTTCGGCCTGCGCGACCACCGGGACTGGCAGTCCCGCAAAGTCCAGCCAAGCCGGCGCCAAGCCCGCTGAGAAGGCTGAGATCAAGCCGCTGCCCAAGGGGCTGGACGGCCAGGCCTCCACCGGCTTCCCCTCGACCTACAAGCCCTTTCCGTCTCGCCCCACCGCCTTCGTCGGCGCGACTGTGCTGACCGCCACCGGCCAGCAGATCGAGAACGGCGTGGTTGTCGCCTCGGGCGGCAAGATCGTCGCCGTCGGCGGACCGGACACGCCGATCCCCGCGGACGTCGTCAAGGTCGACGTGACCGGCAAGTGGATCACGCCAGGCGTCATCGACGCCCACAGCCATCTGGGCGTCTACCCTTCGCCGGGCGTCTCGGCGCGCTCCGACGGCAACGAGGCCACCGACCCGAACACCGCCCAGGTCTGGGCCGAGCACTCGGTCTGGCCGCAGGATCCGGGCTTCAACCGCGCCCGCGCCGGCGGCGTGACGACCCTGCAGATCCTCCCCGGCTCGGCCAACCTGTTCGGCGGTCGCTCTGTGACGCTGAAAAATGTGCCGTCCCTGACCATGCAGGCCATGAAGTTCCCCGACGCGCCCTACGGCCTGAAAATGGCCTGCGGCGAAAATCCGAAGCGTGTCTATGGCGGCAAGGGCCGCTCGCCCTCGACGGCGATGGGCAACGTCTTCGGCTATCGCAAGGCCTGGATCGACGCGGCCGACTACGCCCGTAAGTGGGACGACTTCCGCGCCAAGCAGCAAAAGGGCGAGAAGGCCGATGCGCCCAAGCGCGACCTGCAGATGGAAACCCTGGCCGGCGTGCTCAAGGGTGAAATCCTGGTGCAGAACCACTGCTACCGGGCCGACGAAGAAGCGGTGATGATCGATATCGCCAAGGAGTTTGGCTACAAGATCACGATGTTCCACCACGCGATCGAGAGCTACAAGATCGCGCCCCTGCTGGCCAAGGAAGGCATCTGTTCCGCCACCTGGGCCTCGTGGACCGGCTTCAAGATGGAAAGCCTGGACGGCATCGACGCCAACGCCGCCATCCTGGCCAAGAACGGCGCCTGCGTCGTGATCCACTCGGACGATCCGATCATGACCCAGCGGCTGAACCAGGAAGCCGCCATCGCCATGGCCGCCGGCGCCAAGCTGGGCGTCGACATCCCGCGCGCGGAGGCGATCAAGTGGATCACGGCCAATCCGGCCAAGGCCATGGGCATCGGGGACAAGACGGGCAGCCTTGAGCCCGGCAAGGCCGCCGACATCGTCGTCTGGAGCCGCGACCCGTTCAGCGTCTACGCGCAAGCCGAGAAGGTCTTCATCGACGGCGCGCTGATCTACGACCGCAAGGACGCGCGCTTCCAGCCCAAGTCCGATTTCGAGCTCGGCCAACCCGGCCAAGGAGCGTTCAACTGA
- a CDS encoding amidohydrolase family protein, with protein MIRSLLLASAACALALPAAAQTVAIVNARIEPVSSAAIPNGTLVIKDGKIAALGASVTVPAGAKVIDAKGGVVTPGFIAPSSNLAASEVSGVRETRDDGTGNALSAAFDISYAINPASTFIGLARDGGITSSAVTPVLTGTGGGAHEHADDGVVEEMTAGKSGDGDPPLFGGQAAFIRLKAGATDIVEASKLAVTVSLGESGARAAGGSRGADLVLIRSALEDARAFAARRAAFEQGATRDFGLSRLDLQALIPVVQGKIPLLIRVSRAADIRQALKLAAEEKIKIVLEGVEEGWMVAPEIAKAKVPVILDPQADLPDSFEALGSRLDNAARLHAAGVSVAINGSRDFNNLRQERLNAGLAVANGLPYAAALAGVTLVPAKIWGQDGKVGSLEVGKLADVVVWNGDPLETTSWPTTVLVGGVEQPKDGRHEQLKARYVASDQSGYPPAYR; from the coding sequence ATGATCCGGTCTCTGCTTCTCGCCAGCGCCGCCTGCGCCCTGGCCCTCCCCGCGGCGGCCCAGACGGTCGCCATCGTCAACGCCCGGATCGAGCCGGTCTCCAGCGCCGCGATCCCGAACGGAACCCTGGTGATCAAGGACGGCAAGATCGCCGCCCTTGGCGCCAGCGTCACGGTCCCCGCCGGCGCCAAGGTGATCGACGCCAAGGGCGGCGTCGTCACCCCAGGCTTCATCGCCCCGTCCTCGAACCTCGCCGCGTCCGAAGTCAGCGGCGTGCGTGAAACCCGTGACGACGGCACCGGCAACGCGCTCTCCGCCGCCTTCGACATCAGCTACGCGATCAACCCGGCCTCGACCTTCATCGGGCTGGCCCGCGACGGGGGGATCACCAGCTCGGCGGTGACGCCGGTGCTGACCGGAACCGGCGGCGGGGCACACGAGCACGCCGACGACGGCGTGGTGGAGGAGATGACCGCCGGCAAGAGCGGCGACGGCGATCCGCCGCTGTTCGGCGGCCAGGCCGCGTTCATCCGCCTGAAGGCCGGCGCGACCGACATCGTCGAGGCTTCAAAGCTCGCCGTCACCGTCTCGCTGGGCGAAAGCGGCGCCCGGGCCGCCGGCGGCTCGCGCGGCGCGGACCTTGTGCTGATCCGCTCGGCCTTGGAAGACGCCCGCGCGTTCGCCGCCCGCCGCGCGGCGTTCGAGCAAGGCGCCACCCGCGACTTCGGCCTCTCGCGCCTGGACCTCCAGGCCCTGATCCCCGTCGTGCAGGGCAAGATCCCGCTGCTGATCCGCGTCTCCCGCGCCGCCGACATCCGTCAGGCGCTGAAGCTGGCGGCCGAGGAGAAGATCAAGATCGTCCTCGAAGGCGTCGAGGAAGGCTGGATGGTCGCGCCCGAGATCGCCAAGGCCAAGGTTCCGGTCATCCTCGATCCTCAGGCCGACCTGCCGGACAGCTTCGAGGCCCTGGGTTCGCGTCTCGACAACGCCGCCCGCCTGCACGCCGCCGGCGTGTCGGTGGCGATCAACGGCTCACGGGACTTCAACAATCTGCGCCAGGAGCGGCTGAACGCCGGCCTCGCGGTCGCCAACGGCCTGCCCTACGCGGCCGCCCTGGCCGGGGTGACCCTGGTTCCGGCCAAGATCTGGGGCCAGGACGGCAAGGTCGGCTCGCTCGAGGTCGGCAAGCTGGCCGACGTCGTGGTCTGGAACGGCGACCCGCTGGAGACCACCAGCTGGCCCACCACGGTTCTGGTCGGCGGCGTCGAGCAGCCCAAGGACGGCCGCCACGAGCAGTTGAAGGCCCGCTACGTCGCCAGCGACCAGAGCGGCTATCCGCCGGCCTATCGCTGA
- the parE gene encoding DNA topoisomerase IV subunit B → MSSSDKTPSLFGDDDALAPVPAAPLLSSVEPRVEATPRPIPPPPPSSKPAPAAKPSAPGEYSAADIEVLEGLEPVRKRPGMYIGGTDERALHHLFAEVLDNSMDEAVAGFAKTIEVKLDADGFLSVKDDGRGMPVDPHPKYPGKSALEVIMTVLHAGGKFTGKAYETSGGLHGVGASVVNALSERVEVTVWRDGFEHLQVFARGKPLGPIQQVAPSKKKGTMVRFKPDDEIFGEGTNFKPARLYRMARSKAYLFRGVQIKWSCDPSRIHDQTPPEATFHFPNGLADFLAERTKGLTTITPESFSGRIERQGEAGAVEWAVTWTPQGFGEHDGFMQSYCNTVPTPEGGTHESGFRAALTRGLKAYAELKGEKRGGIITADDVVAQAGALISVFIKNPEFQGQTKEKLSTSEAQRFVEQALRDPFDLWLSSSPKNAQALLEFVIERAEERLKRRKDKEVSRASATRKLRLPGKLADCAGSAVDGAELFIVEGDSAGGSAKQARDRKYQAILPLRGKILNVASASGEKFTANKELSDLMLALGAQGGSKYREEDLRYERIIIMTDADVDGAHIASLLITFFYRTMPDVIRQGHLFLALPPLYRIAHGGKSEYARDDAHKDELLATVFKGKKPEIGRFKGLGEMMAAQLKETTMDPKKRTLARVTLPRHEESVEELVETLMGRKPELRFRFIQENAEFATADLDL, encoded by the coding sequence ATGTCCTCCTCCGATAAGACCCCCTCCCTGTTTGGCGACGACGACGCCCTCGCCCCGGTTCCGGCCGCGCCGCTGCTGAGCAGCGTGGAGCCGCGCGTCGAGGCGACGCCGCGTCCGATCCCGCCGCCCCCGCCTTCGTCCAAGCCCGCGCCCGCCGCCAAGCCTTCGGCCCCCGGCGAGTACTCGGCCGCCGACATCGAGGTGCTGGAAGGCCTGGAGCCGGTCCGCAAGCGGCCGGGCATGTACATCGGCGGCACTGACGAGCGGGCCCTGCACCACCTGTTCGCCGAAGTGCTCGACAACTCGATGGACGAGGCCGTGGCCGGCTTCGCCAAGACCATCGAGGTCAAGCTCGACGCCGACGGCTTCCTGTCGGTCAAGGACGACGGCCGCGGCATGCCCGTGGACCCGCACCCGAAGTACCCCGGCAAGTCGGCGCTGGAGGTCATCATGACCGTCCTGCACGCCGGCGGTAAGTTCACGGGCAAGGCCTACGAGACCTCCGGCGGCCTGCACGGCGTCGGCGCCAGCGTCGTCAACGCCCTGTCCGAGCGCGTCGAGGTCACCGTCTGGCGCGACGGCTTCGAGCACCTACAGGTCTTCGCCCGCGGCAAGCCCCTGGGGCCGATCCAGCAGGTCGCGCCGTCGAAGAAGAAGGGCACCATGGTGCGCTTCAAGCCCGACGACGAGATCTTCGGCGAGGGGACCAACTTCAAGCCTGCGCGCCTGTACCGCATGGCGCGGTCGAAGGCGTACCTGTTCCGTGGCGTGCAGATCAAATGGTCCTGCGATCCCTCGCGGATCCACGACCAGACCCCGCCCGAAGCCACGTTCCACTTCCCCAACGGCCTGGCCGACTTCCTGGCCGAGCGGACCAAGGGCCTGACCACGATCACGCCCGAGAGCTTCTCGGGCCGCATCGAGCGTCAGGGCGAGGCCGGCGCCGTCGAGTGGGCCGTCACCTGGACGCCCCAGGGCTTCGGCGAGCACGACGGCTTCATGCAGTCGTACTGCAACACCGTCCCGACGCCCGAGGGCGGCACCCACGAGAGCGGCTTCCGCGCCGCCCTGACCCGGGGCCTCAAGGCCTATGCCGAGCTCAAGGGCGAGAAGCGCGGCGGCATCATCACCGCCGACGACGTCGTCGCCCAGGCCGGGGCGCTGATCTCGGTGTTCATCAAGAACCCCGAGTTCCAGGGCCAGACCAAGGAGAAGCTCTCCACCAGCGAGGCCCAGCGCTTCGTCGAGCAGGCCCTGCGCGACCCGTTCGACCTGTGGCTCAGCTCCAGCCCGAAGAACGCCCAGGCCCTGCTGGAGTTCGTCATCGAGCGGGCCGAGGAGCGCCTCAAGCGCCGCAAGGACAAGGAAGTCTCCCGCGCCTCGGCGACCCGCAAGCTGCGCCTGCCCGGCAAGCTGGCCGACTGCGCCGGGAGCGCGGTCGACGGCGCCGAGCTGTTCATCGTCGAGGGCGACAGCGCCGGCGGCTCGGCCAAGCAGGCCCGCGACCGCAAGTACCAGGCGATCCTGCCCCTGCGCGGCAAGATCCTGAACGTCGCCTCCGCGTCCGGCGAGAAGTTCACCGCCAACAAGGAGCTGTCGGACCTGATGCTGGCCCTGGGGGCCCAGGGCGGATCGAAGTACCGTGAAGAGGATCTGCGCTACGAGCGGATCATCATCATGACCGACGCCGACGTCGACGGCGCCCACATCGCCTCCCTGCTGATCACCTTCTTCTACCGCACCATGCCGGACGTGATCCGCCAGGGGCACCTGTTCCTGGCCCTGCCGCCGCTGTATCGCATCGCCCACGGCGGCAAGTCCGAATACGCCCGCGACGACGCCCACAAGGACGAGCTGCTGGCCACGGTCTTCAAGGGCAAGAAGCCCGAGATCGGCCGCTTCAAGGGCCTGGGCGAGATGATGGCCGCCCAGCTGAAGGAGACCACCATGGACCCCAAGAAGCGCACCCTGGCCCGCGTCACCCTGCCCCGCCACGAGGAAAGCGTCGAGGAACTGGTCGAGACCCTGATGGGCCGCAAGCCGGAGCTGCGGTTCAGGTTCATCCAGGAAAACGCCGAGTTCGCGACGGCGGATCTGGATCTGTAG
- a CDS encoding EcsC family protein, translating into MPLSPDILAWRDEVLRPPGALNGLARATQRRINRMIPEKVHAAITTAIEGMTRGMLTGSDFMTGAPQIGLTLEERRARAAKAIDGWKKTAAVEGGVTGAGGFLAAAADFPLLMSFKIKLLFEIAAIFGHDGRALSERLFILHIFELAFSDAEHRARVMEAMQDWDAKTHPAHLDDFDWRAFQQQYRDHIDLAKLAQFLPVVGAPLGAIVNWRLVERLGHTAVMAYRMRAEQGA; encoded by the coding sequence ATGCCCCTTTCCCCCGACATCCTGGCCTGGCGCGACGAGGTCCTCCGGCCGCCGGGGGCGCTGAACGGCCTGGCGCGGGCGACGCAGCGGCGGATCAACCGGATGATCCCCGAGAAGGTCCACGCCGCCATCACCACGGCGATCGAGGGCATGACGCGGGGCATGCTGACGGGCTCGGACTTCATGACCGGCGCGCCTCAGATCGGCCTGACGCTGGAGGAGCGACGGGCGCGGGCGGCCAAGGCGATCGACGGCTGGAAGAAGACGGCGGCCGTCGAGGGCGGGGTGACCGGGGCCGGGGGCTTCCTGGCGGCGGCGGCCGACTTCCCGCTGCTGATGAGCTTCAAGATCAAGCTGTTGTTCGAGATCGCCGCCATCTTCGGCCACGACGGGCGGGCGCTGAGCGAGCGATTGTTCATCCTGCACATCTTCGAGCTGGCGTTCTCGGACGCCGAACACCGCGCGCGGGTGATGGAGGCGATGCAGGACTGGGACGCCAAGACCCATCCGGCCCACCTCGACGACTTCGACTGGCGCGCCTTCCAGCAGCAGTACCGCGACCACATCGACCTGGCGAAACTGGCCCAGTTCCTACCCGTGGTCGGCGCGCCGCTGGGGGCGATCGTCAATTGGCGGCTCGTGGAGCGGCTGGGGCATACGGCGGTGATGGCGTATCGGATGCGGGCCGAGCAGGGGGCTTAG
- the hdaA gene encoding DnaA regulatory inactivator HdaA gives MSTQFRLPLTAAPTYAREDFAVSPSNADAVARVEAWPAWPEGRLALIGPAGVGKTHLARAWAAAHDAVVVEATGDDAPDLPALRGKAILVEDADRRAEGTALSDEALFHILNMAGVDGGTVLLTGRAAPVGWAANVPDLRSRLNALCVASIEAPDDVVLEAVLRRAFEHRLLKPDPDLYPYLLLRLPRSAAEAIAAADLLDEAAAQMRRELNKALAREVLGDFEGDEEG, from the coding sequence TTGTCCACCCAGTTCCGACTGCCGCTGACCGCCGCGCCGACCTATGCTCGCGAGGACTTCGCCGTCTCGCCGAGCAACGCCGACGCCGTGGCGCGGGTCGAGGCCTGGCCGGCCTGGCCCGAGGGGCGGCTGGCGCTGATCGGGCCGGCGGGGGTGGGCAAGACGCATCTGGCCAGGGCCTGGGCGGCGGCGCATGACGCCGTGGTGGTCGAGGCGACCGGCGACGACGCGCCCGACCTCCCCGCCCTGCGCGGCAAGGCGATCCTGGTCGAGGACGCCGACCGGCGCGCCGAGGGGACCGCGCTATCGGACGAGGCGCTGTTCCACATCCTCAACATGGCCGGGGTCGACGGCGGGACCGTGCTGCTGACCGGGCGCGCGGCCCCGGTGGGCTGGGCGGCGAACGTGCCGGACCTGCGCTCGCGGCTCAACGCGCTGTGCGTGGCCTCGATCGAGGCGCCCGACGACGTGGTGCTGGAAGCGGTGCTGCGGCGGGCCTTCGAACACCGGCTGCTGAAGCCCGATCCGGACCTCTATCCCTACCTCCTGCTGCGCCTCCCCCGCTCGGCCGCCGAGGCGATCGCGGCGGCGGACCTGCTGGACGAAGCCGCGGCCCAGATGCGGCGCGAGCTGAACAAGGCGCTGGCCCGCGAGGTGCTGGGGGATTTCGAGGGGGATGAGGAGGGGTAG